One Candidatus Berkiella cookevillensis DNA window includes the following coding sequences:
- a CDS encoding tRNA-binding protein, translated as MSIITYEEFARVDLRSGTIIKVEAFPRAQKPAYKIWADFGTEIGILQTSAQITLNYTQEALLGRSIIGCVNLDKKNIAGFISEFLLVGFSDENNAICIATIDSKVPNGNKLH; from the coding sequence ATGTCAATAATCACATATGAAGAGTTTGCACGAGTAGACTTACGATCAGGCACCATTATTAAAGTTGAAGCTTTTCCTCGTGCTCAAAAGCCCGCATATAAGATATGGGCAGATTTTGGTACAGAAATAGGTATTTTACAAACGTCAGCACAAATTACTTTAAACTACACACAAGAAGCATTGCTGGGACGCTCTATTATTGGTTGTGTGAATTTAGATAAAAAGAATATAGCAGGATTTATCTCTGAATTTCTGCTGGTTGGATTTTCTGATGAAAACAATGCTATTTGTATCGCGACCATTGATTCTAAAGTGCCAAATGGAAACAAATTGCATTGA
- a CDS encoding ATP-binding cassette domain-containing protein, with protein MASINQIYSLFSPYFNFGRKGAKRIFVLAAVALSCIISSISIVYVYDALTSLQLLLIQPGAQFSVVAWGVLGCLGPSCIFAGFNAVTHVMSTWLSKELTHSLSETLITKWIDGKSYYGFKFINKGDKNVNPAEVLSSDLKKASDTTIKLFSSAVSTIANFFVGAYQLWYLSSPLAVNVFQMSFVVPGYMLMLAFGYSIIYSVIVGYVDKDLTANDSSFRNKQAEYIADLHHVETYAEAIALKKGGAKERDRLLGKLSEIDKVEETSMLSQSILSFTQNISGKTAYMFGLILSAPGAIAGKFDIFKAFSVSQYFANIVKFFSWHKENTTDLASLEVSMQRIQAFNSMMKEWDEIQKKNGLKLNDNEVGFGVRGLSVSNPQGEAIFHNLSFKIPGGKATVITGPSGIGKTTIFRCFAGLWPFAQGEILIPSGAKGSEQRVYCIPQQSYFPYRGTLLEAIYYPDTKNQDTINQAERSEIIKLMKAFGFREETIRDLDVHDEWNKKLSGGEQQKIAIIGALIKRPDVIFIDEGTNALDQKSKALVERYLKQKLPSATIIAIDHGVQTEQKKAAVQPKNMFFDYNLKASVPQRQPVSKRSFGLVKMQQEKKKPASRVRL; from the coding sequence TTGGCAAGCATCAATCAGATTTACTCATTATTCTCTCCTTATTTTAATTTTGGACGGAAAGGGGCAAAACGAATTTTCGTTCTAGCAGCCGTGGCATTAAGTTGCATAATTTCTTCTATTTCAATAGTCTATGTTTATGATGCCCTCACGTCGTTACAATTGCTCTTAATACAACCGGGTGCCCAGTTCTCCGTTGTTGCATGGGGGGTACTGGGTTGCCTTGGTCCATCCTGTATTTTTGCTGGGTTTAATGCGGTTACACATGTTATGTCAACTTGGTTAAGCAAGGAATTAACACATTCTCTTAGCGAAACACTCATTACAAAATGGATTGATGGAAAGTCTTATTATGGCTTCAAGTTTATTAATAAAGGCGATAAGAATGTTAATCCTGCTGAGGTATTAAGTAGTGATTTGAAAAAGGCATCAGATACCACCATCAAGCTCTTTTCTTCTGCTGTTAGTACTATTGCCAATTTCTTTGTTGGTGCCTATCAACTTTGGTATTTATCATCGCCTTTGGCAGTGAATGTATTTCAAATGTCATTTGTTGTTCCTGGCTATATGCTTATGTTGGCATTTGGTTATTCAATTATATATTCTGTGATTGTTGGTTATGTTGATAAAGATTTGACTGCCAATGATTCTTCATTCCGCAATAAACAAGCAGAATACATTGCTGATTTACATCATGTTGAAACATATGCTGAAGCTATCGCGCTTAAGAAAGGCGGTGCTAAAGAACGTGATCGATTATTAGGAAAATTGTCTGAAATTGATAAAGTTGAAGAGACGAGTATGTTGTCTCAATCTATTTTAAGCTTTACTCAGAACATTTCTGGTAAAACAGCTTACATGTTTGGTTTGATTTTATCAGCGCCTGGTGCCATTGCTGGGAAATTTGATATATTTAAAGCTTTTTCTGTGTCTCAGTATTTTGCGAATATTGTTAAATTCTTTAGTTGGCATAAAGAGAATACAACTGATTTAGCAAGTTTAGAAGTATCTATGCAAAGAATACAAGCCTTTAATAGTATGATGAAAGAATGGGATGAGATTCAGAAGAAAAATGGTTTAAAGCTAAACGACAATGAAGTTGGGTTTGGCGTGAGGGGTCTGTCTGTGAGCAATCCACAGGGAGAAGCTATTTTTCATAATTTATCTTTTAAAATACCAGGTGGAAAAGCGACAGTTATTACAGGCCCATCTGGTATCGGTAAAACTACAATATTTCGTTGTTTTGCAGGGTTATGGCCTTTTGCTCAAGGCGAGATATTAATACCGAGTGGTGCTAAAGGCAGTGAACAACGAGTTTATTGTATTCCACAGCAATCTTACTTCCCCTATAGAGGCACATTGCTTGAAGCGATTTACTACCCAGATACAAAAAATCAAGATACGATTAATCAGGCTGAGCGATCTGAAATTATTAAATTGATGAAAGCTTTTGGTTTTAGAGAAGAAACGATCCGAGATCTTGATGTTCATGATGAGTGGAATAAGAAATTAAGCGGCGGTGAACAGCAAAAGATAGCCATTATTGGCGCTCTCATCAAACGACCAGATGTTATTTTTATTGATGAAGGTACCAATGCACTTGATCAAAAGAGTAAAGCATTGGTTGAGAGATATTTAAAACAAAAGTTACCCTCCGCAACAATTATAGCCATAGATCATGGTGTGCAGACAGAACAGAAAAAAGCAGCTGTGCAACCCAAGAATATGTTCTTCGATTATAATTTAAAGGCAAGTGTTCCTCAAAGACAGCCTGTCAGTAAACGATCTTTTGGTCTTGTTAAAATGCAGCAAGAAAAGAAGAAGCCTGCTTCAAGAGTTCGTCTGTAA
- a CDS encoding complement resistance protein TraT, protein MKIITQFTSLSLILATLCGCAATHTSISKRNLDVQTKMSETIFLDPVSPQQKTVFIQIRNTSGNNQLDIESQLARNLSNKGYTIVYDPKVAHYLIQTNVLQVGKVDLKESQDLLSEGFGGGLLGAGATAALGGNGRAALGVGLVGAAVGVVTNAMVKDNFYTIVTDLQISERTKEGTAVTETLYANLKQGTDANKTVSSTEQTDWKRYQTRVVSTANKVNLELEEAIPDLVAGLSNSISGLL, encoded by the coding sequence ATGAAAATAATTACTCAATTTACAAGTTTAAGCCTCATTTTAGCAACATTATGTGGTTGTGCAGCTACACATACGAGCATTAGCAAAAGAAATTTAGATGTACAAACAAAAATGTCTGAAACGATATTCTTAGATCCAGTTTCTCCACAGCAAAAAACGGTATTTATCCAAATACGCAATACATCTGGCAATAATCAGCTTGATATAGAAAGCCAATTAGCCCGCAATTTATCTAACAAAGGTTATACAATTGTATATGATCCCAAAGTTGCTCATTATTTAATTCAAACCAATGTGTTGCAAGTTGGTAAAGTAGATCTTAAAGAATCACAAGACTTACTATCGGAAGGATTTGGTGGCGGGTTACTCGGCGCAGGTGCAACCGCTGCACTGGGTGGCAATGGAAGAGCAGCACTGGGCGTAGGTTTAGTAGGCGCAGCCGTAGGCGTGGTTACAAATGCTATGGTCAAAGATAACTTCTATACTATTGTTACTGACTTGCAAATTTCTGAACGCACAAAAGAAGGCACTGCGGTAACAGAGACACTTTACGCTAACCTTAAACAAGGTACTGACGCAAATAAAACGGTTAGTTCTACAGAACAAACTGACTGGAAGAGATATCAAACGCGTGTAGTAAGCACTGCCAATAAAGTGAACCTCGAACTTGAAGAAGCAATACCTGATTTGGTTGCAGGCCTATCAAACTCAATTTCTGGCTTACTATAA
- a CDS encoding RimK family alpha-L-glutamate ligase, with protein sequence MKFKKLIEIGWEEWIALPELNLPAIRAKIDTGAKTSALHAFMVEKFVDDGIEKVKFGIHPVPERPEIEVYSVARLVDEREVTSSNGQTELRYVIQVMAQFGKEKWPIEITLTNRETMNYRMLIGRSAMEGKVLVVPEQSFLLGSLSAELYESIKTYKHDRALKICILSKAPNHYSTTRIASVAESKGYQVDIINPEKCYAQVGSYEQGVSYQGRLLRAYDVIIPQIGEAITTHGLAIIRQLECFGSYCINTSEAISNARDKLLVQQLLSRGNISIPITAYGNAPSNIDDLIKVVHGAPLIIKSFNNAYVASSILVETNKAAHAVIQVFSNLKTNFIVQEYIAQDMCKLIRCIVLGGKVIAAIDAAQETTKMSDSKIKTKKILKLTAEERKVAVRAVRILGLKYAAVELLRTSDRCLVMDVSTAITFKKIELLTKKDIASTLVEYIEHHARPTVASIALSK encoded by the coding sequence ATGAAGTTTAAAAAATTAATTGAAATTGGTTGGGAAGAATGGATAGCGTTACCCGAATTAAACTTACCTGCTATTAGGGCAAAAATTGATACTGGTGCTAAAACTTCAGCATTACATGCCTTTATGGTAGAAAAATTTGTAGATGATGGTATAGAGAAAGTAAAGTTTGGTATTCACCCTGTACCCGAAAGACCAGAAATAGAGGTCTATTCTGTTGCTCGTTTGGTTGATGAGCGCGAAGTTACCAGTTCAAATGGTCAGACTGAACTGCGATATGTGATTCAAGTCATGGCGCAATTTGGTAAAGAGAAGTGGCCGATTGAGATTACACTTACCAATCGAGAAACAATGAATTATCGAATGCTGATTGGCAGAAGTGCAATGGAAGGTAAGGTACTTGTTGTTCCTGAACAATCTTTTTTATTAGGGAGTTTATCGGCTGAGCTTTATGAAAGCATAAAGACATATAAGCATGATCGTGCTTTAAAAATATGTATCTTGAGTAAAGCGCCTAATCATTACTCTACAACACGGATTGCTTCTGTAGCAGAAAGTAAGGGGTATCAAGTTGATATTATTAATCCTGAAAAATGTTATGCACAAGTTGGTTCTTATGAGCAAGGCGTTAGTTATCAGGGAAGGCTATTAAGGGCATATGACGTGATTATTCCTCAAATAGGTGAGGCAATTACGACACATGGTTTAGCCATTATTAGACAGCTTGAGTGTTTTGGGAGTTATTGTATCAATACATCTGAAGCAATTTCTAATGCAAGAGATAAGTTGCTTGTTCAGCAGTTACTCAGCCGAGGAAATATTAGTATACCTATTACTGCTTATGGGAATGCGCCTAGTAATATTGACGATTTAATTAAGGTTGTTCATGGGGCGCCTTTGATAATCAAATCTTTTAATAACGCCTATGTAGCGAGTAGTATTTTGGTAGAAACCAACAAGGCTGCTCATGCCGTAATTCAAGTTTTTAGTAATCTCAAAACTAACTTTATTGTTCAAGAATATATAGCACAGGATATGTGTAAACTTATTCGATGCATTGTATTAGGTGGAAAAGTTATTGCAGCGATAGACGCTGCACAAGAAACCACTAAGATGAGTGATAGTAAAATAAAAACTAAAAAAATATTAAAATTAACTGCTGAAGAAAGAAAAGTTGCTGTGAGAGCAGTGCGTATCTTAGGTTTGAAATATGCTGCTGTTGAATTATTAAGAACATCAGATAGATGTTTAGTGATGGATGTTAGTACAGCCATTACATTCAAAAAAATTGAATTATTAACTAAAAAAGATATTGCTAGTACATTGGTGGAATATATAGAACACCATGCTAGGCCAACAGTTGCAAGCATTGCGCTGTCAAAATGA
- a CDS encoding VIT1/CCC1 transporter family protein: MRNTHHLEHHLIGRVPWLRAAVLGANDGIVSMASLITGIAASNASHADIMIAGIAGIVAGAMSMAAGEYVSVSSQSDTEKADIAKEAKELETNPEYEFKELVSIYVERGLDKDLAQKVATQLVEKDALKAHLRDELGITDIAQARPMQAAITSALLFSLGAGLPVSVAFFAPIETIIVFVTISCLFFLALLGGVAAFVGGAPILKGVIRVSFWGALAMLATALVGKIFGAAMI; encoded by the coding sequence ATGCGAAATACACATCATCTAGAGCATCATTTAATAGGGCGTGTGCCTTGGTTAAGAGCCGCTGTTTTAGGCGCAAATGATGGTATTGTTTCAATGGCCAGTCTTATCACCGGAATAGCGGCGTCTAATGCATCACACGCAGACATCATGATTGCGGGCATTGCTGGTATTGTGGCAGGTGCCATGTCTATGGCGGCAGGAGAATATGTATCTGTTAGTTCTCAATCAGATACCGAGAAAGCAGATATTGCAAAAGAAGCAAAGGAACTTGAGACAAATCCAGAATACGAATTTAAAGAACTCGTTTCTATCTATGTAGAGAGAGGACTTGATAAAGATTTGGCGCAGAAAGTTGCTACGCAGCTTGTGGAAAAAGACGCACTCAAAGCACATTTGCGAGATGAATTAGGCATCACAGACATAGCTCAAGCACGCCCCATGCAAGCTGCAATTACTTCTGCTTTGTTATTTTCTTTGGGAGCAGGTCTTCCTGTGAGTGTGGCGTTTTTTGCGCCTATAGAAACTATCATTGTATTCGTAACAATATCATGTTTATTTTTTCTTGCTTTGCTGGGAGGCGTGGCCGCCTTTGTGGGAGGGGCACCTATTTTAAAGGGAGTGATTAGAGTTAGCTTTTGGGGAGCGCTTGCTATGCTGGCTACAGCGTTAGTGGGTAAGATTTTTGGGGCTGCAATGATATAA
- a CDS encoding DotI/IcmL family type IV secretion protein, which produces MTEKAESLLLRIKGECPPEISNKFIKLTDNFNIAQSDFLKNLKQDTKISIPLVGEDIPLNRANMDDNEVILWASNALLKTYQVTAQTFKKFESVRKFYLPGAFSKVSDDIINSYLKNYLIKKDQELIIREQDLYLRSSIASIPKITFQGVDAQKNYTWRLTIPLLIEMKVLGRIKKEKINVLVHITRVKGQISPDGVAISSFEVGS; this is translated from the coding sequence ATGACAGAAAAAGCTGAAAGTCTTTTGTTAAGAATTAAAGGCGAGTGTCCACCAGAGATTTCTAACAAATTTATTAAATTAACAGATAATTTTAATATTGCTCAGAGCGATTTTCTAAAAAATCTAAAGCAAGATACGAAAATATCTATACCATTAGTAGGTGAAGATATTCCATTGAATAGAGCAAATATGGATGACAACGAAGTAATACTTTGGGCATCTAATGCACTTTTAAAAACATATCAAGTTACTGCCCAAACATTTAAAAAATTTGAAAGTGTTAGAAAATTTTATTTACCCGGTGCTTTTTCTAAAGTTTCAGATGATATTATCAATTCTTATCTAAAGAATTATCTTATAAAGAAAGATCAAGAATTAATAATAAGAGAGCAGGATTTATACCTTCGGTCTAGTATTGCATCTATACCAAAAATAACCTTCCAAGGTGTTGATGCGCAAAAAAATTACACTTGGCGCTTAACCATTCCGCTTCTTATTGAGATGAAAGTTTTAGGCCGGATTAAGAAAGAGAAAATTAATGTGCTTGTGCATATTACCAGAGTCAAGGGACAGATATCACCAGATGGGGTGGCTATTTCTAGCTTCGAGGTTGGTAGCTAG
- a CDS encoding mechanosensitive ion channel family protein: MNFLDISLIKSLIGIAIVIATDIIFEFFIFKKIRNHKKRARAKVTLRYVLFVTIIVILAKIWVEGFGHILAFIGFISAALTIAQKENILNLTGWLIISLRNSFGEGDFVQIGHHQGFVKILGLFYFTLEEVDPKWGYRKTGKLVKLPNSIITLQPVVTFNHEDFIFHEETVIIPFSISYAHVRQVMATIELGLKEYLITIEKTYNTEEKRLYDKLLKREKVSNPSLDIKFEQGEVKGYKLCIQFYSLIKDKKNISSYIRNTLLETIQASEQPLLI, encoded by the coding sequence ATGAATTTTCTAGATATAAGCTTAATAAAATCCTTGATTGGAATAGCCATTGTTATTGCAACAGATATAATTTTTGAGTTCTTTATTTTTAAAAAGATTCGCAACCATAAAAAGAGGGCGCGCGCAAAAGTTACATTGCGCTATGTATTATTCGTAACCATTATTGTGATTCTGGCTAAAATATGGGTTGAAGGATTTGGGCATATATTAGCATTTATAGGCTTTATATCTGCGGCACTTACCATTGCGCAAAAAGAAAATATATTAAATCTAACGGGTTGGTTGATTATCAGTTTGCGTAATTCATTTGGTGAGGGTGATTTTGTTCAAATTGGGCATCATCAAGGCTTTGTAAAAATACTGGGTTTATTTTATTTTACATTAGAAGAAGTTGATCCCAAATGGGGTTACAGAAAGACAGGGAAGCTTGTCAAACTGCCTAACTCAATAATAACATTACAGCCTGTTGTGACATTTAATCATGAAGATTTTATTTTTCATGAAGAGACAGTGATTATTCCATTCAGTATTAGTTACGCTCATGTTAGACAAGTAATGGCTACCATTGAGCTTGGTTTAAAAGAGTACCTTATCACAATTGAGAAGACATATAATACGGAAGAAAAAAGGCTTTACGATAAATTACTTAAGCGTGAAAAAGTGAGTAATCCTTCCTTGGATATAAAATTTGAGCAAGGAGAAGTAAAAGGCTACAAGCTTTGTATACAATTCTATTCTTTGATAAAAGATAAAAAAAATATTTCTTCATACATTCGCAACACATTATTAGAAACGATTCAGGCATCTGAGCAGCCCTTATTAATATAA
- the lipA gene encoding lipoyl synthase — MVKPVSTPVVVKSGEKYTTKEGFKAIRDGIKQTIHDGHSSEPYLRKPPWLRITYTNSPKYQEVREIVREHRLSTVCEEAKCPNMNECWAHGTATIMLMGYVCTRACRFCSVDTGNPNGWLDRDEPLNTAKSVQLMGLQYVVLTSVDRDDLEDGGAAHYADTIRQIKLLSPSTKVEALTGDFQGILKDVQTVLDSGVDVFAQNVETVRRLTHPVRDPRAGYEQTLSVLEFAKKYRTDVITKTSLMLGLGETEQEIIETMDDLRAIGVDVVTFGQYLQPTKNHLPIQRYVLPEEFERYRAIGLEKGFFEVASGPLVRSSYRADRIFAKNNLGMNE; from the coding sequence ATGGTAAAACCTGTATCTACGCCTGTTGTTGTCAAAAGTGGTGAAAAATACACTACAAAAGAAGGATTCAAAGCAATCCGCGATGGAATTAAACAAACGATTCATGATGGACATTCATCAGAGCCCTATCTTCGCAAACCGCCTTGGTTAAGAATTACATATACAAACTCTCCCAAATATCAAGAAGTACGTGAAATTGTGCGAGAGCATAGGTTGAGTACTGTTTGCGAAGAAGCAAAATGTCCAAATATGAATGAATGCTGGGCGCATGGCACAGCAACCATTATGCTAATGGGTTATGTGTGTACACGTGCTTGTCGATTCTGCTCTGTTGATACAGGCAATCCAAATGGTTGGTTGGACAGAGATGAGCCGCTGAACACCGCTAAGTCAGTACAGCTTATGGGGCTTCAATATGTTGTTTTAACCTCTGTTGATCGAGATGATCTGGAAGATGGCGGTGCTGCACATTACGCAGACACAATACGACAGATTAAATTACTTTCGCCCTCAACAAAAGTTGAAGCTTTAACAGGTGACTTCCAAGGTATTCTAAAAGATGTACAGACTGTTTTAGATTCTGGTGTTGATGTATTTGCTCAAAATGTTGAAACAGTTCGTAGATTGACACACCCTGTTAGAGATCCTCGCGCTGGTTATGAACAAACCTTATCTGTTTTAGAGTTTGCCAAGAAATATAGAACAGACGTAATTACAAAGACCAGTTTAATGTTGGGATTGGGGGAAACAGAGCAAGAGATTATTGAAACGATGGATGATTTACGTGCTATAGGCGTAGACGTGGTAACTTTTGGACAATATTTGCAGCCTACTAAGAACCATTTGCCTATTCAACGTTATGTCTTGCCAGAAGAATTTGAGCGATATCGAGCAATAGGATTAGAGAAAGGCTTTTTTGAAGTTGCATCAGGTCCTTTGGTGCGTTCGAGTTATCGTGCAGATCGAATTTTCGCAAAGAATAATTTAGGGATGAATGAGTAA
- the zapE gene encoding cell division protein ZapE produces the protein MTLIHRYQLDLQHKKIVEDAAQKNAVYVLQAILDNLVTEEKKIKRKFLSALNLKDTPVKGAYLWGGVGRGKTYLMDLFYQSIPFKKKKRLHFHHFMMMVHQQLKIYQGSKNPLREIAKKWRKEFTVLCFDEFYVSDIADAMIMANFFEHLFHQGITLIATSNIQPENLYGNGLQRDKFLPTISLIKKYTQVVHLDNGIDYRLLFLTNAQIYHYPLDERAQQHLLNYFNHLAPNKGEHNKFISIQDRKIKSVMEADSIVWFDFSEICESPRSQYDYIDIAKLYRTVIISGIKIMDEYKEDTAKRFIMMIDEFYDHHVTLIISAQTNYDVIYTGKKLAFEYQRTMSRLKEMTSKEYLGQEHI, from the coding sequence ATGACGCTGATACATCGTTATCAATTAGATTTGCAACATAAAAAAATTGTTGAAGATGCAGCCCAGAAAAATGCTGTATATGTATTACAAGCAATTCTTGATAATCTTGTTACAGAAGAAAAGAAGATTAAAAGAAAATTTTTGTCGGCTTTAAATTTGAAAGATACTCCTGTTAAAGGTGCATATTTATGGGGTGGGGTTGGTAGAGGTAAAACCTATTTAATGGATTTGTTCTATCAATCGATACCCTTTAAAAAGAAAAAGAGGTTACATTTTCATCATTTTATGATGATGGTGCACCAGCAACTTAAAATTTATCAAGGCAGTAAAAATCCTCTAAGAGAAATTGCAAAGAAATGGCGCAAAGAATTTACAGTGCTTTGTTTTGATGAGTTTTATGTAAGCGATATTGCTGATGCTATGATTATGGCTAATTTTTTTGAGCATTTATTTCATCAAGGTATTACGTTAATTGCAACATCGAATATTCAGCCAGAAAATTTATATGGGAATGGTTTACAAAGAGACAAGTTCTTACCCACAATTTCATTGATCAAGAAATATACGCAAGTTGTTCATCTCGATAATGGTATTGACTATCGTTTATTATTCCTTACAAATGCGCAAATTTACCATTATCCTCTAGATGAGCGTGCGCAGCAACATTTGCTAAATTACTTCAATCATTTGGCGCCTAATAAGGGAGAGCATAATAAATTTATTAGCATTCAAGATAGAAAAATTAAAAGTGTGATGGAAGCTGATAGCATTGTTTGGTTTGATTTTTCTGAGATTTGCGAGAGTCCGAGGAGTCAATATGATTATATTGACATAGCAAAGTTATATCGTACCGTTATTATTAGTGGTATCAAAATAATGGATGAATATAAAGAAGATACTGCAAAACGCTTTATCATGATGATTGATGAATTTTATGATCATCATGTAACACTTATTATTTCTGCACAAACAAATTATGATGTTATCTATACTGGTAAAAAATTAGCATTTGAATATCAACGGACAATGAGCAGATTAAAAGAAATGACATCAAAAGAATATTTAGGTCAAGAGCATATTTGA
- a CDS encoding SDR family oxidoreductase: MFEKNKLFVFGFGYTAAFLASQLNLSMWQVAGTSRRQEIRDKYLSSNICLIDYMDYAQICLNLKSVTHLLISIPPVRQVGDVVIADFSDILKELAPHLKWIGYLSTTGVYGDHDGNWVDECSMLKPDNERAILRVGAEKNWLQLGEDISVPVQIFRLSAIYGPSRNVLRQLLEGEVSCIFKAGHYFSRIQVEDIVQVLLASMNAPQMGEIYNLADDEPTPSHEVIQYAATLLKVSPPKLLSIEKAKLSPMTQEFYNSHRKVSNAKIKQSLGIKLKYPSYREGLRALLQNCVG; this comes from the coding sequence ATGTTTGAGAAAAATAAGTTATTTGTTTTTGGTTTTGGGTATACGGCTGCGTTTTTGGCATCCCAGTTAAATTTATCTATGTGGCAAGTAGCTGGCACTTCAAGACGTCAAGAAATTCGAGATAAATATTTATCATCAAATATTTGCTTGATAGATTATATGGACTATGCGCAGATTTGTTTAAATCTTAAAAGCGTAACGCATTTGTTAATTTCTATACCGCCTGTAAGGCAAGTAGGGGATGTCGTTATTGCTGATTTTTCAGATATCTTAAAAGAGCTTGCACCTCATTTAAAATGGATAGGTTATCTTTCAACAACCGGCGTGTATGGTGATCATGATGGCAATTGGGTTGATGAGTGCTCAATGCTTAAGCCTGATAATGAAAGAGCTATCTTGAGAGTGGGAGCTGAGAAAAATTGGTTGCAATTAGGAGAAGATATTTCTGTGCCTGTGCAGATCTTTAGATTATCAGCTATTTATGGCCCTTCTCGCAATGTTTTGAGACAGCTGCTTGAGGGAGAGGTCTCATGTATTTTTAAAGCGGGGCATTATTTTTCACGTATACAGGTAGAAGATATTGTACAAGTGTTGCTTGCTTCGATGAATGCTCCGCAAATGGGAGAAATATATAATCTAGCAGATGATGAACCAACGCCTTCTCATGAGGTTATTCAATACGCGGCAACGTTGCTTAAAGTATCTCCGCCAAAGTTGCTGTCTATTGAGAAGGCGAAATTATCTCCGATGACACAAGAATTTTATAACAGCCATAGAAAAGTGAGTAATGCAAAGATAAAGCAATCTTTAGGCATAAAGCTTAAATATCCAAGCTATCGTGAAGGTTTGAGAGCATTGCTCCAAAATTGTGTTGGTTGA